Genomic window (Saccharothrix australiensis):
CAGCGGGGCAGCCCGAGGTAGCGGAACGCGGCGGGCGCGTTGGGCACCAACCCCGTCGCGCACACCCGCACCACCCGCAGGCCCGCCTCCGCGACGTCGTCGGTGGTGAGGTCGACGGTCGCGATCCGGTTGCCCGCCAGGCTCTCCCGCAGGGCGGCGGGATTCCCTCCCGCGTGGACTGTCGCGGTGCGCTCCGGTCTGGTGAAGCGGTGCAGCAGCTCCGCCTGCACGCGCGGGTCGAGCCAGACCTGGACCTGCGCGCCGAGGTCGCGCACGCGCGCGTAGCCCGCGCCCGCGTCGTCGCGGTACCGGCGGTCGGCGCGGTGCGGCAGGTAGAGCCCCTCGGCGAGGACGCCCGCCTCGACGGCGCGGAACACCCAGCCGTCCGGGTCCAGCAGCCCCTGCGTGAAGATCCAGGTGTGGACGGCCTCCAGCACGGCCTTCGTGCACGCCTCCACCGGGTCGAACCGCGCCGCTCCCCCGCCCGCGACGATGCCGGTGGCGCGGTCCACCACGACCGCCGCCACGCAGGCGACCGGGTGCTCGGTGGGCAGCTCGACCAGGTGGACGTCCAGCGGGCACCCGGCCAGCTCGGCGGCCAGGCCGGGCACGTCCTCCACCGGGATGCCGGTGGTCGGCGCGCCCAGGTGCCACCAGCGCTCCAGCGCGTCGCGCTCCACCAGTTCCAGCAGCGCGCGGGTGAACGCGTCCTCGGCGTCGACGCCGGTGGCGATGCCCGCGTAGTTGAGGTGGTGCAGCCGCGGTTCGGTCCGGCGGCGGCCCGAGTGGTAGTTGAGGTAGACCCACGAGGCGGGCAGGAGGCACGGTTCGCCCGCCTCCTCGCCCTCCACCCACGCGATCGTCAGGTCTTCGGTGAACGGCCGGTACGGGAACCCCTCGGCGGCGTACTGCCAGGGCGCGAAGAACGGCAGGTCCGCCGGCCCGAAGTGGCGGACGCCCTCGGCGACCAGCTCGGCGGCGGTGGCGGTGCGCAGGCCGGGCGGGACGCGGTTGCCGCAGTAGCGCTCCACCGCCTCGCCGACGGCGGCGGCGCGGGCCGCGTCGACGTCGCCGAACGTCGTGCCCAGGCTGACCCGGTCGGCCGGCCACGCGCCGAGCCGCCGGGCGTCGGCCACCTCGGCGGTGACGGCGCGGTAGCGGCGCGGCACGCCGGGCACCGGCGCGACGTCGACGAGCCTGCGCACGATCCCGGTCAGCGGGTCCACCAGCAGCGGCGCGATCACGATGCGTTCTCCTCGGGTAGGGCGGCGGGCGGTCGCCCGCTGTGCCGGGGGATGCGGGTGTGGGCGCGGTTGGCGCGGAGGTGGTTGGCGCGGAGGTGGACGCGGAAGTAGTTGGCGCGGAAGTGGTGGGCGCGGAAGTGGTGGGCGCGGAAGTGGTGGGCGCGGAAGTGGTGGGCGTGTCGGTGGCCGGGACGCGATGGCCGGGCCCGAACCGGGGCCTCCCCGGTGCGCGGCTCTCGCACGCGGCGCGGCCGGCGGCCATCGGCGAACCCGACGCGCCGGCTGCCACCGGCAGCCCTGACACCCTGGCGGCGACCGGCGGCCCTGGCACCCCGGCGGCCCTGACACCTCGGCGGCCCTGGCACCCCGGCGGCCCCGGCGCGCGGCCGCGCGGTCACGACGCGACCTCCTCGGGCAGCGCGGCGGCGGGCAGCGCGCCCGATCCCGCGACGTGCCAGGGGATGCGGGCCAGCGCGCGGTGGACCTCCCGGCGACTGGGGCGCAGCTCCCGCGCCCGGACCGGGTCCTCCCCCGTGTGCGGGTTGCGGGCGTGGCGCGGCCAGTGGTGGCCGGCGACCTCGACGCGCAATCGTGCGCCCTCCGCGACGGGCACGCCGATCGGCGGCAGCTCCACCGTGACGGTCCCCGGCTCGCCCGGCCGGTGCGACCGGCGGGTGACGCCGTGCGCGAGGTGGACCCCGTCGAGCGACAGGCGCACGACCCAGTCCGCGTCCGGCGCGTCGGCCGAGGCGTGCAACGTCACCGTCGTCCCGCCGCGCAGCTCGCCCGCCGGCAGGGGCGGTGTGCGCAGGACGGCGCAGGGGCCGCCGGTGACGGGCGCGCCCACCGGCACCGATCGGAAGGGGTGCTCCGGGTCGGCGTGGAACCCGCCCTCGACGACCTCCAGCTCGACGGCTCCCGGCTCGACGGTTCCGGGCTCGACGGCTCCCGGCTCGACGTGCGTGCCGCTCGCCGCGTGGCGGCGCCAGCCGCCGGCGACGTGGAACGCCCGGTCGCCGCGGAGGCGTCCGAGCGCGCGGGCCCAGGCGGTGTAGAGCGCGCCGACGCGGCGGCCGGCCAGCGCGGCTCCGGGCGCGCGGGCGTCCAGCTCGTGCGCCCACGGTCCCAGGACGAGCCTGGTCGGCCCGCCCCAGTGGCGGGCGAGGCGCTCGGTGTCGGCGGCGAACGGGTCGCGCAGGCCGCCGACGGCGAGCAGCGGCATGGTGAGCCGGGGCAGCGCCCGCCACAGCTCCTCGGTGCGCTCCGGCGCGCGCCACAGGTCGTCCCAGCCGCGCACGAGGTCGACCACCGGCGTGCGGGTGAGGTCGGTGGACACGGCGGTCGCCGCGTGCTCGCCCCACCAGCCGACGCGGCACGCGAGCCGGGCCGCGCCGCCGGGTTCGCGGGCGGTCTCGCCCAGGCCCAGCGCGGGCACGGCCGCCAGCACGCCGACCACCGCGTCCGGCCGGGCGATGGCGGCGGTCACCGCGCAGTGCGCGGCGTAGGAGGAACCCGCCGCGATGATCCGGTCGAAGCCGAGCCGCCGCAGCGCGTCCACCACGGCGGCCCCGTCGTCGCCCTCGCGCCGGTAGGGCCGGAAGACGCCGGTCGAGCCGTGCCTGCCGCGCACGTCGCCCACCGCGCAGGAAAACCCGCGCCGGGCCCAGCCCTCGGCCTCGGCGAGGTGGTGGTGGCGGCCGTAGGGGGTGCGGATCAGCACCAGCGGCGCGTCGCGGTCGGCCGTGACGAGGGTGTGCGCGAGCCCCGCCACGGTGAAGTCACGGCGCACTGGCGGGCACCGGCAGCACCGGGTGGTCGGCGAGCGCGCCGGTGTCGAGGTCGAGCACGCGCAGCCGGCGGTGGGCCGGGACGGCGGCGGGGGTGAGCGAGTTGGCGGTCGCGGTCGCGCCGGTGGCCCAGCGCGCGAGGTCCTTGGCCGCGAGCGCCGCGACCAGGAGCAGCTCGGCCGGGTCGGGCGCCTCGTCGCCGAGCACCGCGTCGCGGCCCGCCCAGTACGCCCGCAGGTGCCGGTGCCCGGAGCCGGCGGCGGCGAGCCGGCGGGCGCGCACGTCCCGGTGGGACACGCCGGTCGGCTCCAGCACCACGTGCCTGCCCTCGCGGCTGACGCGCTGCCAGCCGACGCCGTGGTCGGCGAGGGCGTCGAGCGCCAGCCACCGCTCGGGCGCGGGTCCGTCGTGCCACGCGCACACCGCCGCCGGCCGCGCGGCCAGCACGGTGTCGAGGTCGGCGTCGGGCGCCAGCGCGACGGGGTCCGCGCCCGCCCGGCGCAGCGCGTCGGCGAACTCGCCGCCGCGGTCGGCCAGCACCGCGACCGCGCGTCGGTCGGCGGGCCAGCGGGCGCGCCCGCCGAGGTGGCCGGCGTGCTCGAACGCGGCCAGTTCGGGCGGGGTCGGCGCGCCGGTCGCGGTGAGCGCCGCGCGGACGCCGCCGAGGGCCGCGTCGGGCAGGGCGACGGTGAACAGCTCGCCCGCCGCGTCCCGCAGCGCCGCGCCGGCCGGTCCGGTGAACAGCGCCGTTCCGGGCTTCAGGGTCTCCACGCGCGCCTCCTGGTCGGGGTTCGGGGTTCCGGCGAGGGGTCCGGGGCCGCCGGTGCGGCGGCCCCGGACCGGGTCACTCGTCGTCGCCGTCGAACGGGTTCTCCACCAGCGCGTTGCTGTGGCTGGCGGAGTTGTGCGGCAGTTCGCGCTCGGCCTCGACGTTCACGAAGACCTGGTCCACGGGACGTCTCCTCTCTGGTTGTGCGGCGTCGGTCGGATCGACCACCACCAACCTAATCTGGAACGACAACCATTTTCAATACCCCGTTGGTAGTGATCCACAGCACCTGGCCCGCCACCCCGTAGACGTCGCGCAGCAGCGCGGCGTCCACCACGTCGGCCGGCGGGCCGTCGGCGTGCACCACCCCGTCGCGCAGCGCCACGACGCGGTCCGAGTAGCGCGCGGCCTGGCTCAGGTCGTGCAGCACCGACACCACGGTCAGCCCCCGGTCCCGTTGCAGCGCCCGCACCAGGTCGAGCACGTCGAACTGGTGGCGGATGTCCAGGTAGGTGGTGGGTTCGTCGAGCAGGAGCACCGGCGCGTCCTGCGCGAGCGCCAGGGCCAGCCGGACGCGCTGCCGCTGACCGCCGGAGAGCCGTTCCACCGGCGTGTCCGCCCACTCGGCGACCCCGGTGTCGCGCAACGCGTCGCGCACCGGCGCGTCGTCGGTGTCGCCGAGCATCCCCAGCGGGCCCCGTGCGGCGTACCGGCCCTGGCGCACGAACTGGCGGACGGTCAGGCCCTGCACGTACGGCGTCGCCTGCGGCAGCAGCGCGATCCGGCGCGCGATCCGGCGGCGCGGCAGGCCCGCCATCGGCACGCCGTCCAGCCGGACGCCGCCCTCCGCCGGCCGCAGCAGGCCGGCCAGCACGCGCAGCAGCGTCGTCTTGCCGCTGCCGTTCTGCCCGAGCAGGCTCACCCACTCCCCCGCCCGCACCGCCAGGTCGACGCCGTCGAGGACGGTGCGCCCGCCGAACCGCACGCGCACCCCTTCGGCGCGCAGTGGTGTCATCCGATGCGGTGTCATTCCTTGGGGTGTCATCCCATGCGGTGTCATCCCATCCCCCCGGTTCTCCTCGCCACCAGCACCAGCACGCCCGCGCCCAGCAGCGCGGTGATGGCGCCGGCGGGCACGTGGACGAGCTGCCCGACCGCGTCCGCCGCCGCGACGGCCGCGGCCCCGGTCAGCGCGGCGGCCGGCACCGCGTGCCGGTGCGCCACGCCGACCAGGCGACGCGCGAGGTGCGGCGCGAGCAGGCCGACGAACGCCGTCGCGCCCACCGCCGCGACCGCCCCGGACGTGGCCAGCGCCGCCAGCAGCAGCACCGCGCTGCGCCACGGCACGACCGCCAGGCCGACGGCGTGGGCGTGGTCGTCGTCCACCGCCAGCACGTCGAGCACGCCGCCGAGCAGCGTCGCGGCCACCACCGCCAGCAGCGCGACCGGCCACAGCGGCGCCAGGTGCTCCCAGGTGCGGCCGACCAGCGAGCCGAGCAGCCACCGCGACACCGCGCCCGCCAGCTGCGGACGCGCCGTGAGCAGCACGAGCGTGGTGCCCACCAGCACCGCCGACACGACCACGCCGCGCACCGCCACGTCGCCGGAGACGCCCGCGAGCAGCCACAGCACCCCACCGCCCAGCACGCCGCCGACCAGCGCCGCGCCGGCCATCGGCAGCGGCTGCGCGGCCACGCCGCCGACGACGGACGCGACCACCGCGCCCAGCACCGCGCCCGAGCCGACCCCGGTGATCTCCGGCGACGCGAGCTGGTTGCGGATCGCGGACTGGAGCAGCGCGCCGGCCACCCCCAGGCACGCGCCCGCGCACAGGCCGACCAGCACGCGCGGCGCACGCAGCTCCAGCACCACCGTCCGCGCGTGGGCGTCGTCGCCGAACAACGCGCCCAGCGTCGCACCGGTCGAACCGACGCTGACCTGCGCCGCCGCGCACAGCAGGACCAGCAGCGCCAACGCGCACAGCCGCCACCCCGCCCTCACGCGCGCCTCCGCACCAGCAAGCCGACCGCGACCGCCGCCAACGCCGTCAACCCGCCGACCGGCAGCTCCACCGGGTACAGCGCGGTGCGCGCCACCAGGTCCGCGACCACGACGACCAGCGCGCCCAGCAGCGCGGTCGTCCCCGCCGAGGGCCGCCCGATCCGCGCCGCCAGCCGGGGCGCGAAGAAGCCGACCCACGCCACCGGACCCGCCGGCCCGACCACGACGGCCACCAGCAGCGACGCCACGCCGAGCACGGCCAGCCGCACCCGCGCCGGCCGCAGCCCCGCCGACAGCGCCTCGTCGTCGCCCAGCCGCAGCACCCGCACCCGCGGCAGCACGAGCACCACCGCGGGCACCGCCAGCAGCACGCCGACGCCGACCGGGACGAGCGTCTCCCACGTCGTGCCGGTCAACGAGCCCAGCAGGTAGCGCACCAGCACGCCCTGCTCCCGCGAGTCCGTCACCGCCGTGGCCGCGAGCAGCACCGCCTGGCAGGCCGAGCCGACGGCCGCGCCGATCAGCAGCACCGCCGCCGGCCCGGTCGCGCCGCGCACCGCGAGCAGGGTCAGCGCGCCGCCCGCCGCCGCGCCGAGCAGCGCGGGCGTGAGCGGCGCGCCGGGCAGCGCGACCCCGGACGCGACGCACACGCCCACCGCGGCGGACGCGCCGCTGGACACGCCGAGCAGCTCGGGCACGGCCAGCGGGTTGCGCAGCGACTCCTGCAGCAGCAGGCCCGCCGTGCCCAGGCACGCGCCGGCGACCGCGCCCAGCAGCAGCCGGGGCGCGCGCAGCTGCCACACCACGACCTGTTCGAGTTCCGTGCCCGTGAACAGCACGACCGGCTCGCCGAGCAGCAACGACCCGAGCACCGCCGCCACGGCGGCGGCGGCGAGCAGCCTCAAGCGGGCACCTTCGCCACGGCCTCGTCCACGACCGCCGTCAGGCTGCGCAGACCGCGGCCCGAGCCCCACAGCTTGGCGTGCATCTCGTGCACGCGCTGCTGCTGCACGGCCGGGATCTGCCGCCACACCGGGTTGTCCGCGAGCCGGCTGCTCAACGTCCGGTCCTCGGCGGCGAACAGCAGCGAGTACACGAAGATGACGTCCGGCTGCTTGGCGAGCAGCTCCTCGACGCTGTAGTTGTTGGCCGTGTCGACGTCGGAACCCTTGGCGGGGAACGGGTAGCCGAACAGCTGCCCCAGCAGGTGGCCCTTGAGCGAGGCCGTCGTGTCGACGCCGATGGAGTCCACGCTGCCGTACATCAACAGCACCTTGCGCGCCGACTGGCCGTTGGCGTGGGTCTTCCCGACCGCGTCGGCCAGGTGCGCGCGGAACCTCTCCTCCGCCCGCACCGCCTGGTCGGTGCGTCCGGTCAGCGCGCCGAGCGCGCGCAGGTAGCCGACGGACTCCTCCCACGTGGCGGGCTCGGCCGTCCACAGCGGGGCGAACTTCTCGATGGCGGGCCGCAGCGCGTCGTGCACGCCCGGCAGCCCGATGACCAGGTCGGGCCGGAAGCCGGCGATGGCCTCCACGTCCTCGCCGCCGAACGTGCCCGGCACGACCGGCACGGCCTCGCCCGCCGCGCCGAGCAGGGCGGGGTGCGTGATCAGGGCGGCGTTGCTGGTGCCCACCGGGGTCAGGCCCAGGTCGGCCACCAGGTCGTCGCACAGGCCGTTGAGGCAGACGATCCGCTCGGCGGGCTCGGGGAGGGTGATCCGCGCGCCGCGCGGGTCGGTGACGCTCAGCGCCGGCTCCAGCGGGGCGGCGGTGCGCACGATCGGCGTGGCCGAGGGCGTCTCCTCGGCGGGGGCGGTGTTGCAGGCCGCGGCGCAGGCGGCGACAGCGGCGGCGGCGACCAGCGCGAGCGTCCTCATCGGGCGTCCTCCAGCCAGGTCAGCAGGGTGGCGGCGTCGCGGCGGAACGCCTCGGGCGAGTCGTCGGGCACGAACTCCAGCAGCACCTGGCGGTCCCGCCCGTCCCCGGCGAGCAGGGCCAGCAGCGGTCGCCACAGGTCTTCGCGCGCGTCGAGCGGCAGCCGCTCGGTGAAGCCGTCCGCGCCCCAGGAGAACGCGTGCACGGCGGCCAGCCTCGGCAGCAGGGCGGTGACCTCGGCGACGCACTCCCGGACGTCCGGCGACTCGCGCGGCTGCCAGTGCGCTACCAGGTCGACCTCGTCGAGCAGCCGCACGGCCGACGCCAGGTCGTCGGTGAGCGACGAGACGTGGTGCTCGGCGGTGACCGCGATGCCGCGCCCGGCGGCCAGGTCGGCGCAGCGCCGCAGGTCGCCGGTGATCGCGGCGCGCTCGGCCGGCCCGACCTCGGCCGAGCCGCGCACGCCCGCCCACACCCGGACGCGGGGCGCGCCCAGGGCTTCCGCCGTGTCCAGGACGGGCGCGAAGTCGGCCGGGTCGCTGTCGCCGGGCTTGTAGTACGAGCCGTACGTGCCGACGGCCAGGCCGCGGTCGTGGCACAGCCGGGCGGCGCGGGCCGCGCCGGCCAGGTCGCCCGGCGGCACGTGGCGGTCACCGCCCCACTCGACCACCCCCAGCCCGGCGTCGGCGGCCAGCCCGACGACCTGTTCGACCGGGGCGTCCCGGAAGGTGACCGAGGCCAATCCTGCGGTGATCATGTGTGCCCTTCACTCGTGCGGGTGAAGTGACATACTTACTGAATATGACTGTCGTTATCAAGCCCCAATCCGGGCGACCACCACCGCGCACGCACCCCGCCGCCACACCACCTCGACCGAGCGGAAACCGGCCTCCCGCAACGCTTCCGCGTGCCGGGGGACGGGCGGGCAGAAGTCGGCGGACTCGTCCGCGCGCGGGTTCAGGCGGCGTGTTGCGGCGGCGTGTTGCGGCGGCGTTCGACGAGTTCGCGAAGGGCGGGCACCGGTGGGAGCGGCAGCGCGGGGGCGGCCGCTGTCCTGAACGGGTTGGTGAACGGCGGTTGGCCGGGACGGCGGGTGAGCGTGGTTTCTCGGCGGTGATGAGTGGTCCTGGCGGACTCGGTGCGCGACGCGATCAGCGGCGTCCGGGCCCACACGGACCCCGAGCAGCACAGACGCGAGCAGCACGACCGGAACAGCACGGACCCGAGCAGCGCAGAGCCGAGCAGCACAGAGCGGAAGAGCACGGGCCGGAACAGCACGGACCGGAACAGCACGGACCGGAACAGCACGGGCCCGGCGCGGCCGAGCCCCGCGCCGGGCAGTCCCGCGCTGCCGTCAGCCCCGTTCGACGAGGTGCCCCACCACGTCCGGGCCGGGGTGGGCGTGGCCCGAGCCGTCGCGGCGCTGGTCGACCGCGGGCAGTTCCACCGGCGCGCCGTTGTCCGCCGCACCCGCCGGCCGCGGACCCACCCACGCCAGCGCCAGACCGCTCTCGCCCTTCAGGAAGCGGTGCGCCCGCACGCCGCCGGTCGCCCGGCCCTTCGCCGGGTACTCCGCGAACGGCGTCACCTTCACGCTTTGCCCCGTCGAGGTGACCACCATCGGCGCACCGTGCTCGTCGTCGTCGGTGCGCACCGCGCCGAAGAACACCACCCGTGCGCCGGCGGGCAGGTTGATCCCCGCCATGCCACCGCCCCGCAGGCCCTGCGGGCGCACCAGCCCGGCGCTGTAGCGCAGCAGCGAAGCCTCGGACGACACGAACACCAGCGTCTCCTCCGCGCTGCCCAGCCACGTCGCGCCGACGACCTCGTCACCCTCCTTGAGGGAGATCACCTCGAACTCGTCCGACCGCACCGGCCACTCCGGCGCGCACACCTTCACCACGCCCTGCCGGGTGCCCAGCGCCAGGCCGGGCGAGCCGGTGTCGGACAGCGGCGCGATGCCGACCACCCGCTCGCCCGGCGCGAGGTCCACCAGCTCGCCGGCCGCCATGCCGCCGCTGAGCGACACCGTGCCGCTCTGCTCGGGCAGCACCGGCAGCGGCAGCACGTCGGTCTTGACCGCCCGCCCCCGGTTCGTCACCAGCAGCACCTGCCCGCGCGCC
Coding sequences:
- a CDS encoding YcaO-like family protein — encoded protein: MIAPLLVDPLTGIVRRLVDVAPVPGVPRRYRAVTAEVADARRLGAWPADRVSLGTTFGDVDAARAAAVGEAVERYCGNRVPPGLRTATAAELVAEGVRHFGPADLPFFAPWQYAAEGFPYRPFTEDLTIAWVEGEEAGEPCLLPASWVYLNYHSGRRRTEPRLHHLNYAGIATGVDAEDAFTRALLELVERDALERWWHLGAPTTGIPVEDVPGLAAELAGCPLDVHLVELPTEHPVACVAAVVVDRATGIVAGGGAARFDPVEACTKAVLEAVHTWIFTQGLLDPDGWVFRAVEAGVLAEGLYLPHRADRRYRDDAGAGYARVRDLGAQVQVWLDPRVQAELLHRFTRPERTATVHAGGNPAALRESLAGNRIATVDLTTDDVAEAGLRVVRVCATGLVPNAPAAFRYLGLPRWGDTGSLLLDPPPFL
- a CDS encoding CocE/NonD family hydrolase; the encoded protein is MRRDFTVAGLAHTLVTADRDAPLVLIRTPYGRHHHLAEAEGWARRGFSCAVGDVRGRHGSTGVFRPYRREGDDGAAVVDALRRLGFDRIIAAGSSYAAHCAVTAAIARPDAVVGVLAAVPALGLGETAREPGGAARLACRVGWWGEHAATAVSTDLTRTPVVDLVRGWDDLWRAPERTEELWRALPRLTMPLLAVGGLRDPFAADTERLARHWGGPTRLVLGPWAHELDARAPGAALAGRRVGALYTAWARALGRLRGDRAFHVAGGWRRHAASGTHVEPGAVEPGTVEPGAVELEVVEGGFHADPEHPFRSVPVGAPVTGGPCAVLRTPPLPAGELRGGTTVTLHASADAPDADWVVRLSLDGVHLAHGVTRRSHRPGEPGTVTVELPPIGVPVAEGARLRVEVAGHHWPRHARNPHTGEDPVRARELRPSRREVHRALARIPWHVAGSGALPAAALPEEVAS
- the amiA gene encoding streptamidine family RiPP: MDQVFVNVEAERELPHNSASHSNALVENPFDGDDE
- a CDS encoding ABC transporter ATP-binding protein, translated to MTPLRAEGVRVRFGGRTVLDGVDLAVRAGEWVSLLGQNGSGKTTLLRVLAGLLRPAEGGVRLDGVPMAGLPRRRIARRIALLPQATPYVQGLTVRQFVRQGRYAARGPLGMLGDTDDAPVRDALRDTGVAEWADTPVERLSGGQRQRVRLALALAQDAPVLLLDEPTTYLDIRHQFDVLDLVRALQRDRGLTVVSVLHDLSQAARYSDRVVALRDGVVHADGPPADVVDAALLRDVYGVAGQVLWITTNGVLKMVVVPD
- a CDS encoding FecCD family ABC transporter permease; the protein is MRAGWRLCALALLVLLCAAAQVSVGSTGATLGALFGDDAHARTVVLELRAPRVLVGLCAGACLGVAGALLQSAIRNQLASPEITGVGSGAVLGAVVASVVGGVAAQPLPMAGAALVGGVLGGGVLWLLAGVSGDVAVRGVVVSAVLVGTTLVLLTARPQLAGAVSRWLLGSLVGRTWEHLAPLWPVALLAVVAATLLGGVLDVLAVDDDHAHAVGLAVVPWRSAVLLLAALATSGAVAAVGATAFVGLLAPHLARRLVGVAHRHAVPAAALTGAAAVAAADAVGQLVHVPAGAITALLGAGVLVLVARRTGGMG
- a CDS encoding FecCD family ABC transporter permease, whose amino-acid sequence is MRLLAAAAVAAVLGSLLLGEPVVLFTGTELEQVVVWQLRAPRLLLGAVAGACLGTAGLLLQESLRNPLAVPELLGVSSGASAAVGVCVASGVALPGAPLTPALLGAAAGGALTLLAVRGATGPAAVLLIGAAVGSACQAVLLAATAVTDSREQGVLVRYLLGSLTGTTWETLVPVGVGVLLAVPAVVLVLPRVRVLRLGDDEALSAGLRPARVRLAVLGVASLLVAVVVGPAGPVAWVGFFAPRLAARIGRPSAGTTALLGALVVVVADLVARTALYPVELPVGGLTALAAVAVGLLVRRRA
- a CDS encoding ABC transporter substrate-binding protein, with product MRTLALVAAAAVAACAAACNTAPAEETPSATPIVRTAAPLEPALSVTDPRGARITLPEPAERIVCLNGLCDDLVADLGLTPVGTSNAALITHPALLGAAGEAVPVVPGTFGGEDVEAIAGFRPDLVIGLPGVHDALRPAIEKFAPLWTAEPATWEESVGYLRALGALTGRTDQAVRAEERFRAHLADAVGKTHANGQSARKVLLMYGSVDSIGVDTTASLKGHLLGQLFGYPFPAKGSDVDTANNYSVEELLAKQPDVIFVYSLLFAAEDRTLSSRLADNPVWRQIPAVQQQRVHEMHAKLWGSGRGLRSLTAVVDEAVAKVPA
- a CDS encoding sugar phosphate isomerase/epimerase family protein, whose protein sequence is MITAGLASVTFRDAPVEQVVGLAADAGLGVVEWGGDRHVPPGDLAGAARAARLCHDRGLAVGTYGSYYKPGDSDPADFAPVLDTAEALGAPRVRVWAGVRGSAEVGPAERAAITGDLRRCADLAAGRGIAVTAEHHVSSLTDDLASAVRLLDEVDLVAHWQPRESPDVRECVAEVTALLPRLAAVHAFSWGADGFTERLPLDAREDLWRPLLALLAGDGRDRQVLLEFVPDDSPEAFRRDAATLLTWLEDAR